AGTCCTCCAGCTGGAGGTGTTGACATGGGGAGTTCAGACGCAAGGCCTCATTTCTGTGACACTGCCCCTCCAACAGACCCCTGGAAAGCCACATCAAAGACCCCCCGTGCTCTCCGCACCCATCTCCCACCCGGGTCACAGCCACCTGCTGCCCGCCACATCCCACAGCCTGGGTGAACCGGTCCAGCGCAACCCTCTCCTAAGCGTGTTGAAGTCGGATCTCACCTGCGGGAGAACTGGCTGCAAATCGCAGACTGGCTGTTTCCGCAGCGGGGGGAGGCATCCGCCGCCTTGACCGGCAACGCAATTGCCTGCAAACCCGTGGCGGCACTGGGAAGGGTCAGCAGGGGCCGGGGAGCTGCTTCTGCTCAGTCGGAGGTGCAGCGGGGGGGCAAAGGCTTAAACCTTTGAAGACGCTGACTAGGTGAGTTCAGTCCTGGaagggtgcgtgtgtgtgtgtgtgtgtgtgtgtgtgtgtgtgtgtgtgtgtgcgtgtgtgtgcgcgcgcgcgccggCGACGCAACGGGGGAGGAAATGAGAAGTCATTGCTAAATAAAGCCGGCAGCCTCTCCGCTGGGAGAAGTCATGCTTACACTTCGGCACTGATTGTCGCTTCTTGAGATCAGGACAGTCACGGCGGACCCGGGAACCTAGATGTGCAGCCGTGACCCGGGGCACGCAGCGCGGCTCGGCAAGGGTCCCCGCTGTGCCGCccaccccggggccgggccgacgGGACGAGGGGCAAGGGGGTCCCCCGGGCTCCCCAGCGCCTGGGAAAGCCTTGCGCATGCCTCCTTttctgggctgtattcccagctccGTTGGCCCAGGAGGAGGGATTCCCACCCGCTCCAtcctgtgctgcctccccaggcacgtaggggtgcagccctggctgcagagctggcagctgcctgctccgGCACGGGGGAGAGGCACCGCCAGCGAGGACCATGGTGACGTCCAGGCCGTGGCGGTGGCACCTGGACCAGGCCCAGGAACTGAGCATCCCACCGGGCAGGGGTGCCGCTGGGGACGGGGGTGGCTCTCGCCTTGGGGACAGGGGGACCGTCCCCTGCCTGCTCCCAGTTGTCTTTGCCACCTCCACCAGCTGAGACGCAGCAGAGCAGCCGCTGATTAAACTTCAATACTAATTAATCTCTGCTGAacatcattcttttttcttttccccctagaGCAGCGGATGGAAACAACCCGGGTAGCGTATCCTCCCTGGCACCGCCTCGGCTGCTCCGTGTGCACTGCTTACACGTCAGAAGGTCACCGTTACTAAATGACAGTTATCCGGGCTGAAATTTTCCCGGCTCAAGCAGAAAATTCGGTGGAAGAAGGTTTCACTGACAACTAAACCCGTCCCTTTGCCACCTCCCAGCAGGCCCAGTAAGGCCCAGTCACGACCAGCAGGCAGTGACATGCAGGGCCGGGGGCTCTGTCCCGGTCGGGGATCACGGGGACGCCGCGGTGGGCATTGGGCAGTTATCTCGCCCCCTCCAACGCCGGAGCAGGGATCGCTGCGCTGGGACCGTGGACGTGGTGGGATCCCCGCAGGGGCGTAACGCTTGTTTGGACGGGCGAGTCCAAGGAAAGGCTGGGAAGGTAGAAGAGAAACACGGCGTTCGTCAAGCTGTGTCTGTGcggtgtcccgggggggggggggtccccaggagggttctgggggtccctgggggctctgggggaccCTGTGGTGTCCCTGGAGGGTccccgggggtccctgggggcaTCGGGGGTCACTGAGGGACCCTGGAGGTGTCACTGGAGCAACCCTGGGGTGTCCCTTGGGCACTACTGGGGGCTCTGGGATGTCCCTGGAGTGTCCCTGGCGGCTCTGGGGGTCCCTGTGGTGTCCCTGGAGGGTCCCCAGCGGGTCTCTGTTGAAGAGTCCTGGGGGTGTCACTGGGGcatccatggggggggggggggtcccttggGCATTACTGGGGGCGCTGGGATGTCCCTGGGGACTCCTGGGGTATCTCTAGGGCgtccctggggggtcctgggggtcccggggctcCCGGGGGAGGAGCGGCAGCGGCTCCAGCTCCCGCAGCCCGTGTCTCTCTCTCCCTGGCTGGGGGCTGCGGAGGGCCCTGCCTGGCCGCAGGGTCCCCACGCTGCCCagcaccgctgccgccgccctgcCGAAACCCCGgggaagggggccgggggggggggggggctgcggcggctcgCAAACACGCAGGGAAGGCTCCTCCGACCGAAGTGCAGTGGGGCAGAAGTGCCGCGGCATCATTCACCTGGGAATAAGCAAGGTTTACGGGAAGGGTGTTGTAAATTATCAAATAAAATGACTTCCTTTCCTGTTACTTCAGCGTAATTAAATAAAGCCGGAGGAGTCTGGAGTTCATCTCGGCTAAACAAGACGAAGTGCGACCCAGCAGTCAACTCtgtagggagaggaaaaaaaacccaaaaaccaacCCTGCCTCCTCATGACCTGGGAAACTATTTTAATGCAAAGCCTTTCCTACTGCAATACTTCATATAATCAAGCCTCtaagtttagaaagaaaaaaaaatctctcttgtcATTGCCTAAGGAAGAAGTctcccggggggggagggggttattATTATTTGGCATTAAACTCGAATTGCACTCCCTGGGAGCGGGGCAAGGGGCAGAAAGGGTTGTGCCCCGAGGGGGAGGGATGGGCTCTGTTGTTAGAAGGGGCGCAGCAGCGCAGATTAGCTTTTAGCGGAAATCAGCGCACGGCGGCGGCCGATTCCCGCGGCGTGGGGCGACGGAGCCGCCGAGCGCCCCGCGGGAACGGCCCACGGCAGCCCCGCGGTGGCCGCACGTCCCGGGCTCGCAAGCGTCCCGCTAGGGCACAGCGGTTGGAAACGAAACAGCGCAGGAAAACCAGCCCCGGACACGCCGGCCGCAGCAAGGTGCTCtgccgtgtgtccccccccccccgcgcggagccccccccccggcggagcggggccgagcACCCTGCGGGGCCGCTGCTCCGGGGAGGCCCCAGCTGCAGCCAGCGCAGCTCTGCTGCCCGCCACCGCTCGCTCCAGCGGCCGGCTGAAAATAGCTCCTTTgatgtcaccttttttttttttttgctcggTGTTTGGGCAGCTTCTGCCACGGGCGATATGTCACATGTTGCAGCATATAATGAGTTCgcatggattttctttctttctttttttttttaaactgatgtttAATGGCACCCAGGGCTCCCGCACGCTCCCGCGCCTGCACGGCAGCCCTCGGCGGGGATCCGGGCTTGGGACAAGGCGGGCTGCGCGCGGAAGGGGCCTGTGGGAAGAAGTTGCAAGGTCCTTTGCAAGGTGATGGCTGTCACTTCTCTTTCCGGTACACAACAACCGACTCTTTTCATGCCGACGGAATTACCTTGCTAACGACTAGCCTACATTGCGGTTTTGTGCACGCACACGCTCACAACACGCACTCAACCTTCCAGtgcacatttttttcttgctgtgctgCCCACAAGCCAGGAAGCACCAGCGCCCTTCCTGCCTGGGGGTGCTGAGTCCCGGCCCGCAGGAAGGATCAGGCCCTGCCTCCCAGCACGGCCACCCAGGCCCTTCCCGGCACTCATCAATGCCGCGTACCCCGGCACAGCAAGTCCCAGCACCGGGACAATCCCTGCCCTGCCGCGTGCTGGGAAGCAGCacggtcccggggggggggtgaggaagaggagggaggcagctggggggGCTCCCACCCAGTGACATAGATGCGCGCAGACAGACACGCAGCACGGCGAGCGGGCCACGCGAACGGGCGCGTGGGGAGCCCACGTGCCGCTTTGGGGCCGGCGGCGGAGAGCAAGCCCCGAGCAAGGGCACGCACCGGCAGcggtgcacatgcatgcacacacacacacacacacacacacacacacacacacacacacgctagcATTTTCCCATAGGGAATCTTTCCAGAGTTGCCTCATTTCCTGGAGCTTTCAGAGGGAAAAGACACCCACCGGCGACAGGAATGCCTTTGTGCACCCAGCCTAAAAATAGCCCTCGCAGCAAAGTCGGTGCCAGTGCCAAGCTTGGCTTTGCAGCCCCAGGGTTTGCCAGGAGACCCGGGGCAAGGGGCGCAGAGGGGAAAGACGCTGCGATGGGGACGGGAGCAACGAAGCCCTGCGGGCGAgccgaccccccccccacccccagccctccgTGCACGTGGACGCCCCCCTGCACCtgccagggctgagccggggcccCCCTGCCCGGAGGGATCCGGTGGCAGCGAGGAGCTGGCGgccgctgcctgctcctttgACGCTGAATAATTCTCGCTGGCTGCCGGGAACTATTTTAAACCCGCCGAGCGCCGCGTGCGAGACGCCACCGCCAGCCGCCTCGCTCGCAGCCCCGCGGCAAGGCTCGAGCCTCCCGGGGGAACCTGGCGCCGCAGGAGGTCCCAGCGCCCGCCTGGGGGACAAGGACAGCAGGGTTTGCCATCCCTGAACGCCCCTTCCGCGGGGCTTTTCTAAGCCCCCACAAGGGAAAGGCAAGAGAGGGCTCGTGAGCGGCCCGACGCTGTGCTCAACCCCATAGTAGACACCCGAGATTCCACACTGCCGCCTCCCTGTGAGCCGGGGCTTCAAGGCACGGCGGGGTCGTGCTGGGCACACGTGCTGGCAAACCACAGGCAAGCGGAGCAGCCCCATGTGCCGAGCCCCTGGAGCTGCCGCTGGGCCTCTCCGCCGCGCCGGGATCTTGTCCAAGcgggaggaagagggaggaagaagaagggcACCTCCTCCTCGGCGATCTGCCCTTGCAGAGCCGGGGCGGACGGGAGCGTAATGGCACCATACGGCGGTGGCAGGGGGTCCCCAGGCCACGGTGCCTCATCACCGTCACAACCTCACCAGTTCTTGCGGGCCCCGAAGGGCTGGAGACACCGGAGAGGCGGGATGTGCCGTGTCCGGATGGAATggtttttattacagttttaatCTCACAGTCGGTAGCATTACATGAGATAAAGCACTGGACAGGACTGGAAAAAAGGCCTCTGGAGACAGCATGCAAACATTGCGAcaaatttaaagcaaaacaacCCAAAAAGCATCTGCGGGGGGGGCTGGAGAGGCTGGTGCCCCCTCTGAAACCATCATTTCTGTCGTCGGGGATTTTCTTTTTGCGTGTCCTTTTCATTGgcttatttatttcattattctcttaactgtcttctttcttcttttttttctttttttttttcttcttttaattacaTTAAAAAGTAAGGTTCGTACTTTAGTAAAACACCCAGCGCTCAGTTGGGCTTGgattgaaataataaaaaaaacatcaagaaaaccaacaaaatgaGAACGACGAAAAAACGCCctcaaatcccccccccccaaaaaaaaagagcttgggagggggggaaaaaaaaacaacaaaacaaccaaaaaaacaagGAGACCTGACCAAAAATAAAGAGACCGATTTGGAAGTTTGGAAGCGAGAGCGGGTcacgtgtggggggggggagcgggagccccgggccccccccgccgccgccgccgccgccgccgccaccgccgccgccaccgcggggctgcccctgccccggggcgctgcctcccccctcccctcgggggaggggagcgaggggcggggctggcgcgggcggggcggggctcgcgaggccccgcccccgcgaggCCCCGCCCTCCCTCACAGGTAGAGCTCCTTGTCTTTGATGTGCGCTAGCTGCTCGCGGAGCTGGCGGAAGGCCGGCCGCTGCCCGGGGTCCAGCGTCCAGCAGCGCCGCATCACCTCGTACACCGCCGCCGGGCAGCCGTCGGGGGCGTCCATCTTGTAGCCCTTCTCCACGCGGGGCACCACGTCCTTCAGGGGCTGtgggcgggcgcgcggcggccgtgaggggacgcggcccggcccggcccggcccggcccgggggggcagGCGGCCCCCCGCCACGGcgccggggagggaggcaggcagggaggcaggcaggcaggcagggagggagaccGGCGCGGCCCTCACTTACGATTCGCGGATAAGGCACTCGCCCGAAGGAGTAGATTTCCCAGAGGAGGATCCCGAAGCTCCACACATCCGACTTGGTGGagaatttctgtgtgtgtgtgggggggatgccGTGAGCAGGGCCCGCGGGGCAGAACCCCCCCCCATTCCGGGGCGGCCTCCTCCGGCCGCTTTCGGGGCCGGGCAGCACAGTGCCACCACAAGGCCGCTCCCCCAGGGAAATGGTGGGatgcagcgccggcgccgggctgcCCTGCGGCCTCCCGGGGAGCTCCCGAaagcccccccccagcctcccagCTCGGCCGCTCTGCTCCGCTCACCCACCTTTTCCCTAAGTGCTTCCGGCGCCGTCCATTTCACGGGCAGCTTGCCCGTGTCCTGCGTGGACGACGCCTCCTTCGTCAGCCCAAAGTCGCTGACCTTGGCGATGTTGTCCTCCGAGACCAGCACGTTCCTGGCCGCCAGGTCCCGGTGGACAAAGTTGTTCGCCTCCAGGTACTCCATGGCTTCGCAGACGTCtctgggggggggagcaggggttCAGCGCCGCCCCGGTGCCCGGCGTGCCGGCCCGGCCATGAGCGGGGAGCCCGCGCCGTACTTACAGGGAGAACTTGAGCAGGCACTCCGCGCCGAGCACCGACCTCCCGCGCGACCGCAGGTAGTCCACCAGGCTGCCCTGCGGGCAACGGGGGGAGACGGCGCCCTCAGAGCCCGCgtcctgccccgccgcccccggggctggggggggacacGTGCCCAACCGGGAAGGGTGGGAGCCCGCTgcggggcagccggggcctcACCTTGGCCATGTATTCGGTGACGATGTAAAGGCCGCTCTTCTCCTCCACGATCACCCCCAGGAGCTGCACCAGGTTGCTGTGCCGGAGCTGCCTGCGCGGTGGAGACGGGCTCGGAGCAGGTGCCACGGGCATCCGCACGGATCCACCCCCCCGCCCGGCGCTGCGCCGGCCCTCTGCCCCCCGGCCGTgtgccggggcgccgccgccgcgtcccccccggCGGTACTCACGTCATCACAGACGCCTCCGCCAGGAAGGCCTGCGCGGTGGCGTCGTTCTTAATGCACTTCACGGCGACTTTGTTGCCCCGGTAATCACCCAGCATCACGTCTGCAGGGGCAGGAGAGGCGGGCGCTGGGGGCGCGGGGACGAGCCGCGGCCTCCCGTCCTCCCCCCGGTGCCCCAGACGGCGGGGGGAGGTCTGCACAGGGACCCCCCCCATCCGCCAGGGCCACCACGGTGCAGGGGGGACAGGGATGAAGCCCCCGCTCACCTCCAAATTCTCCTTTGCCAATGATCTGCAGCAACTTGAGGTCCTTCATGTTGAGGGCCCAGCCGCctgcggagggagggaggagggtgagggggagccggggaggaaGGCCGGCAGCTGGGGCGGGGGCGATGCCACTCACTTCGGGAGAACTCGTCCTGCGCGGCCACCGTGCCCTCCATCACCTTCGGTTTGATGAGGCGCGTGCAGAGCCCGTCGGCGTCCGTGGTGTAATGCTGCGGGGGCACCGGCGTGAGAGGCAGACCTGCCGCGGCCACCGCGCTCGGGGCCCCCGTGCCCGGACATGGGGGCGTGCGGGGGTGTCGGGGCCGTGGGTGATGGGTGGCGGGTGGTGGGGACACCCGAGGGGCTCAGCAAGGGACTTGGCAGGGGTCCCCGCCAGGGCGATGCCAGGCTCTGGGATCCCACCAGGTGGCAGCACAAGGCCACAGATGGGACCAGCAGGAGCTCAGGGGTCCTGTCCCCTGTCACCTTGTCCATCTGTCCCTCTGTGCATCCTGTCCATCCTGACCCCATCCATCTGCTTGCCCCAAGGCCCTGTCCCCAGGAGCCCCCCGGCCAGTCCCAACCCAACCCAAGGGCTCAGCGGAGAAGTTCCCACCAGCTCCTGGGGTCCTAAGCCACTGCCCCACACCAGCTCTGACATCTCTGtcgtccccct
This Apteryx mantelli isolate bAptMan1 chromosome 15, bAptMan1.hap1, whole genome shotgun sequence DNA region includes the following protein-coding sequences:
- the CSK gene encoding tyrosine-protein kinase CSK; amino-acid sequence: MSGMQAVWPSGTECIAKYNFHGTAEQDLPFSKGDVLTIVAVTKDPNWYKAKNKVGREGIIPANYVQKREGVKAGIKLSLMPWFHGKITREQAERLLYPPETGLFLVRESTNYPGDYTLCVSCEGKVEHYRIIYSSSKLSIDEEVYFENLMQLVEHYTTDADGLCTRLIKPKVMEGTVAAQDEFSRSGWALNMKDLKLLQIIGKGEFGDVMLGDYRGNKVAVKCIKNDATAQAFLAEASVMTQLRHSNLVQLLGVIVEEKSGLYIVTEYMAKGSLVDYLRSRGRSVLGAECLLKFSLDVCEAMEYLEANNFVHRDLAARNVLVSEDNIAKVSDFGLTKEASSTQDTGKLPVKWTAPEALREKKFSTKSDVWSFGILLWEIYSFGRVPYPRIPLKDVVPRVEKGYKMDAPDGCPAAVYEVMRRCWTLDPGQRPAFRQLREQLAHIKDKELYL